From the genome of Candidatus Electrothrix communis, one region includes:
- a CDS encoding CGGC domain-containing protein: MAKIAILYCKKIKDYSCIACSNCFKGIAENNGEFARYKDEDIELVAMTDCGGCPGLTVPRVKLLKGNTSNIGRPMEVVHLGTCMKAAMETADCPIAYDDLKINVEKKFGVKVVLGTHDY, from the coding sequence ATGGCTAAAATCGCAATTCTCTACTGTAAAAAAATCAAAGATTACTCCTGCATTGCCTGCTCGAACTGTTTCAAGGGCATAGCTGAGAACAATGGCGAGTTCGCTCGCTACAAAGACGAAGATATTGAACTGGTGGCAATGACGGACTGCGGCGGCTGTCCTGGCCTGACCGTCCCGAGGGTCAAACTACTTAAAGGGAACACCAGCAATATCGGTCGGCCGATGGAAGTAGTGCATCTCGGTACCTGCATGAAAGCTGCCATGGAAACAGCAGATTGTCCCATTGCCTACGACGACCTGAAGATCAACGTGGAAAAGAAGTTCGGCGTGAAGGTTGTCCTGGGCACCCATGATTATTAA
- a CDS encoding DUF4231 domain-containing protein — MKQNKFPPLYVIADLKSIKQQQWHFRSLRVQLIFLFIASLTTVINFPYSDKTSSLFYILFIIISMCFMCYSSLLKPEKIWYESRALAESANTLTWRFIMGAKPFDFHQTKENVESNFINELKELWKLNKMNDKKIDKTLREDSQITEWMQNIRRSDFEIKKDHYLQLRIEDQLNWYEKKKEFNKKRARSFSIGSFVAYVAAIIIACLQITGTALPQWSSEPILMLAAGLVGWTQAKRYSELASSYALTSREISDIKDDIDKITKEQFSNFVNNSERAFSREHTQWTARRLDYSSGEESDTP; from the coding sequence ATGAAACAAAATAAATTCCCTCCGCTGTACGTAATAGCTGACCTCAAATCAATAAAGCAACAACAGTGGCATTTTCGTTCGCTACGAGTACAACTCATCTTTCTTTTTATAGCCTCCTTAACAACGGTAATAAACTTTCCGTATTCCGATAAAACATCTTCACTTTTTTATATACTTTTCATTATTATATCAATGTGTTTTATGTGCTATAGTTCTTTATTGAAACCTGAAAAAATATGGTATGAAAGCAGAGCACTAGCTGAATCTGCCAACACGCTAACATGGCGCTTTATCATGGGGGCAAAACCTTTTGATTTTCACCAGACAAAAGAGAACGTTGAATCGAATTTCATAAATGAGCTTAAAGAACTATGGAAGCTTAATAAAATGAATGATAAGAAAATCGATAAAACACTTAGAGAAGATTCACAGATCACCGAATGGATGCAAAATATTCGCCGCTCAGATTTTGAAATAAAAAAGGATCATTATTTACAATTAAGAATTGAAGATCAACTCAACTGGTATGAAAAGAAAAAGGAATTTAATAAAAAACGAGCAAGATCATTCTCTATAGGGAGTTTTGTTGCTTACGTTGCTGCCATCATAATAGCTTGCCTTCAGATCACAGGTACAGCTCTTCCACAGTGGTCTTCCGAGCCCATTTTAATGCTAGCCGCTGGATTAGTAGGCTGGACCCAAGCCAAAAGATATTCTGAATTAGCATCATCCTACGCTTTAACTTCCAGGGAAATATCTGATATTAAAGACGACATTGACAAGATAACCAAAGAACAGTTCAGTAATTTTGTCAACAACTCAGAAAGAGCATTTTCTCGTGAACATACCCAATGGACTGCTCGCCGACTTGATTATTCATCAGGGGAAGAAAGTGATACCCCATGA
- a CDS encoding tetratricopeptide repeat protein: MSEEQTQVSLDTVIGELEKICVENPGNIIAHHKLGLIYRQADRIDDAVRELEKAIELDDHSVESYINLGAIYFDKGDVPKALELNEKALKITPKMAEAHVNIGLIRQHEGNAEAALECYEKAIQIDPHLLTPWLNMTSVCTMLEQDEKAVESARQAVTLEPDNGMARNNLAVALYFSSAYEEAKRNMDKAKELGYAVDPRFIQGLEEKLAA, translated from the coding sequence ATGTCAGAAGAACAAACCCAAGTCTCCCTAGACACCGTTATCGGTGAGCTGGAGAAAATATGCGTCGAAAATCCGGGAAATATCATTGCTCATCATAAACTCGGCCTGATCTATCGTCAGGCTGACCGCATTGATGATGCTGTCCGTGAGCTGGAAAAAGCCATTGAGCTGGATGATCATTCGGTGGAAAGTTACATCAACCTCGGTGCTATTTATTTTGATAAAGGTGATGTCCCGAAAGCCCTGGAGTTGAATGAAAAAGCCCTGAAGATTACCCCGAAGATGGCGGAGGCCCATGTCAATATCGGCCTGATCCGCCAACACGAAGGTAATGCTGAGGCAGCTTTGGAATGTTATGAAAAGGCTATCCAGATTGACCCCCATCTTCTCACCCCCTGGCTCAATATGACCTCTGTCTGCACCATGCTGGAGCAGGACGAGAAGGCTGTGGAGTCTGCCCGTCAGGCCGTCACCCTGGAGCCGGATAACGGTATGGCCCGAAACAATCTGGCTGTGGCCCTGTACTTCTCCAGTGCCTACGAGGAAGCCAAGCGGAACATGGACAAGGCCAAGGAACTGGGCTACGCAGTTGATCCGCGTTTTATTCAAGGACTGGAAGAAAAATTGGCGGCATAA
- a CDS encoding PBS lyase encodes MAGKKQLNTKPWCPFCGMDVGRPVEAPQRKMTEFPVGRCECGAVYACDATGHNIGSAMVECLVYACGEEWDLAWELIPEDDYLTGRVEDYDDVTHQICPKRNLDGRGVRGVLYFVRLHKDVAEIADRFAKKKEHEAQTALAESEKGPAGYVIPEVEPARDPKRQKKRSSKMIVKKLVEAHDIEGLLDLCFDDKRTLRFMQRLLYEPEPNKRYKTAWLIGQVSARLSTREPAPVADMLHRLFESCSDSASMPWGMVEAIGAIISARPDIYGAFTRHLLNFINDEGTQEAALSGLSEVAATRPDLIRSTPFYSTFHFLEHENPVVRGLMARLLGRIKAKEALFQIMSLQKDETEITLYEQGDPVKTTVAALVKEAVAGIQG; translated from the coding sequence ATGGCAGGAAAAAAACAATTAAATACGAAGCCGTGGTGCCCGTTCTGCGGCATGGATGTGGGGCGTCCTGTGGAGGCCCCGCAACGCAAAATGACCGAGTTCCCGGTGGGCCGATGCGAATGCGGTGCTGTCTATGCCTGTGATGCCACTGGCCATAATATCGGTTCTGCTATGGTAGAATGCCTGGTCTATGCCTGCGGTGAAGAATGGGATCTGGCCTGGGAATTGATCCCGGAAGACGACTACCTCACCGGTCGGGTGGAAGACTATGATGATGTCACCCACCAGATCTGTCCCAAGAGAAATTTGGACGGACGCGGGGTGCGCGGGGTGCTCTATTTTGTCCGCCTTCATAAGGACGTGGCAGAGATAGCCGATCGTTTTGCCAAAAAGAAGGAACATGAGGCCCAGACGGCCCTGGCAGAAAGCGAAAAAGGCCCTGCTGGCTACGTGATTCCTGAGGTAGAACCGGCTCGTGATCCCAAACGGCAAAAGAAGCGGTCCTCCAAAATGATCGTCAAGAAGCTGGTTGAGGCCCATGATATTGAGGGATTATTGGACCTGTGTTTTGACGATAAGCGAACCTTGCGCTTTATGCAGCGACTGCTCTATGAGCCAGAGCCTAATAAGCGCTACAAAACAGCCTGGCTGATCGGGCAGGTTTCAGCCCGACTCTCCACCCGCGAACCGGCTCCGGTGGCAGACATGCTACACCGTCTCTTTGAGTCCTGCTCGGATTCCGCCTCCATGCCTTGGGGAATGGTCGAGGCCATCGGCGCGATCATTTCCGCCCGCCCGGACATCTACGGGGCCTTTACTCGTCATCTGCTTAATTTCATAAATGATGAAGGAACGCAGGAGGCCGCCCTCTCGGGCCTGAGCGAGGTTGCAGCAACCCGCCCGGATCTGATCCGCAGCACACCGTTTTACTCCACCTTTCATTTTCTGGAGCACGAAAATCCTGTGGTACGTGGACTGATGGCCCGCCTGTTAGGCCGCATCAAGGCCAAGGAAGCCCTCTTCCAGATCATGAGCTTGCAAAAGGATGAGACGGAAATCACGCTTTATGAACAGGGTGATCCGGTCAAAACGACTGTGGCGGCCTTGGTAAAAGAGGCTGTGGCGGGCATACAGGGGTAG
- a CDS encoding alkene reductase, with protein sequence METKQALLNDYSMGDMKLKNRVVMAPMTRSRADNPGNVATDLIAEYYAQRASAGLIISEGSQISKRAVGYINTPGIHSDEQVEGWKKVTAAVHAKGGKIFIQLWHVGRMSHPDFHDGELPLSASAINPNSQSYTPQGFKDTVTPKAMTVDEIKETINDYGRAAKNAMAAGFDGVEIHSSNGYLLHQFFSRTSNERTDEYGDSRENRAKILFEVIDEVKKYMPENRIGVRLNPSLHNLFGMTLDEESIPTFDYIVKRLNDYDLAYLHLSEPFTDVTDVPGAEPNIAMHYRPMYKGTLMINTAFNRETGNKVIDDGLADLVAYGKLFISNPDLVERFEAGPETAAWDEETFYTTGPMGYTDYPLLEQP encoded by the coding sequence ATGGAAACCAAGCAGGCACTCTTAAACGACTATAGTATGGGAGATATGAAGCTTAAGAATCGTGTAGTCATGGCTCCCATGACCCGCAGCCGGGCAGATAACCCCGGCAATGTAGCGACTGATCTTATAGCTGAGTATTATGCCCAGAGAGCCTCGGCAGGCCTGATTATATCCGAGGGTTCTCAGATATCGAAACGGGCAGTTGGATACATCAACACGCCGGGTATCCATTCAGATGAGCAAGTGGAAGGATGGAAGAAAGTAACCGCTGCTGTCCATGCGAAGGGCGGAAAAATATTTATCCAGCTCTGGCATGTGGGTCGCATGTCCCATCCGGATTTTCATGATGGAGAGCTGCCGCTGTCGGCATCTGCAATAAATCCGAATTCCCAATCCTATACTCCTCAGGGATTCAAAGATACTGTGACGCCCAAGGCCATGACGGTTGATGAGATAAAAGAGACTATCAATGATTACGGTCGAGCAGCAAAAAATGCCATGGCCGCAGGATTTGACGGTGTGGAGATCCACTCATCCAATGGCTATCTGCTTCATCAGTTTTTCAGCAGAACATCCAATGAGAGAACGGATGAATACGGCGATTCAAGAGAAAATAGGGCGAAAATCCTCTTTGAGGTAATAGACGAGGTGAAGAAATATATGCCTGAAAACCGCATTGGAGTGAGACTCAACCCTTCACTTCACAATCTCTTCGGCATGACCCTTGATGAGGAAAGTATCCCCACTTTTGACTATATAGTCAAGAGACTCAATGATTACGACCTGGCTTACCTGCATCTTTCAGAACCATTTACAGATGTGACCGATGTACCCGGAGCAGAACCCAACATAGCCATGCATTACAGGCCAATGTACAAAGGAACACTTATGATCAATACAGCCTTTAACAGGGAAACGGGTAATAAAGTTATTGATGATGGTCTGGCTGATCTTGTGGCCTATGGAAAACTTTTCATCTCAAATCCTGATCTTGTTGAGAGATTTGAGGCAGGGCCTGAAACAGCAGCATGGGACGAGGAGACGTTTTATACCACTGGGCCCATGGGGTATACAGACTACCCTTTGCTTGAGCAGCCTTAA
- a CDS encoding GspE/PulE family protein: MGLLNSEKLLDLLISQRLLTAKQKQFVLRHKERQSQQLLKLQGGPKQAGRGYPDMVDILASLKLEIPVHQPGHQASILTEEQIMRAVSRKLRIPFKKLDPLELDIEIVTKTIPRSFAINHLILPFEIRNGVLQVVTYDPDNKAPLQDIEQVNQTELKPYLSTRSDIRKILSEFFGFQRSITAAESQFSSTGSSSTVDIGNLEQYVKLSSAQELSSTDQHIKAAVNHLFNYALEQRASDIHVEPKRESCLIRYRIDGILHTIYKLPKAVHSAITSRIKALARLDIAEKRRPQDGRIKIGQRDGKEAELRVSTIPVSFGEKTVMRILDTNVIFQDLDELGFSKRDKAVFNSFITAPHGIVLVTGPTGSGKSTTLYSTLKKIASPEINIVTVEDPVEMVHEDFNQISVQAQIDVTFSTILRNILRQDPDVIMIGEIRDFDTATHAVQAALTGHLVFSTLHTNDAVSTIVRLQDLGLEPFLIGSTMLGALAQRLVRKICPHCIESYQVDIEELQKMGFPVSGQGQIELKRGKGCKECRKTGYSGRMGVFEVFPLSDKIKKMVADKATDAELRQVAIREGMTTLNEDAWQKVRTGLTTVEEALRISGDM, encoded by the coding sequence ATGGGATTGCTGAACAGCGAGAAACTCCTTGATCTGCTTATCTCGCAGCGCTTATTAACTGCGAAACAGAAACAGTTTGTGCTTCGTCACAAGGAACGGCAAAGCCAACAGCTCCTCAAGCTCCAGGGCGGCCCCAAGCAAGCGGGAAGGGGGTATCCTGATATGGTGGATATCCTCGCATCCCTGAAACTTGAGATACCGGTGCATCAACCGGGTCATCAGGCATCAATCCTCACAGAAGAACAGATTATGCGGGCGGTAAGCCGCAAATTGCGTATCCCTTTCAAAAAGCTTGATCCCCTTGAATTGGATATCGAAATTGTCACCAAGACCATCCCCCGCTCCTTTGCTATTAATCATCTGATTCTTCCCTTTGAGATCCGTAACGGCGTGTTACAGGTCGTGACCTACGACCCGGATAATAAGGCCCCTCTACAGGATATTGAACAGGTCAATCAGACCGAGCTGAAACCCTATCTCAGTACCCGCTCGGATATCCGCAAGATCCTCTCTGAATTCTTCGGTTTTCAACGCTCTATTACTGCCGCAGAAAGCCAATTTTCATCGACAGGTAGCAGCTCAACAGTGGACATCGGCAACCTGGAGCAGTATGTCAAACTCTCCAGCGCCCAGGAGCTTAGTTCTACGGATCAGCATATCAAGGCAGCGGTCAACCACCTGTTCAACTACGCTCTGGAGCAGCGAGCCAGTGACATCCATGTGGAGCCCAAGCGTGAGAGTTGTTTGATTCGCTACCGAATCGACGGTATTTTGCACACGATTTACAAGCTTCCAAAGGCAGTGCATTCAGCCATTACCTCCCGCATCAAGGCCTTGGCCCGTTTGGATATCGCAGAAAAACGCAGACCCCAGGACGGCAGGATCAAGATAGGGCAACGGGACGGCAAGGAAGCGGAGTTACGTGTCTCCACCATTCCGGTCTCCTTTGGGGAAAAAACCGTTATGCGTATCCTGGATACCAATGTCATTTTTCAGGATCTGGATGAATTGGGTTTTTCCAAACGGGATAAAGCGGTATTTAATTCTTTTATCACTGCGCCGCACGGGATTGTGCTGGTGACCGGGCCAACCGGAAGCGGTAAATCCACCACCCTGTATTCCACCCTGAAGAAGATTGCCTCGCCGGAGATCAATATCGTCACCGTGGAAGACCCGGTGGAGATGGTGCATGAGGATTTTAATCAGATCTCGGTGCAGGCCCAGATTGACGTGACCTTTTCCACTATCCTGCGCAATATCCTGCGCCAGGACCCGGATGTGATCATGATCGGTGAGATTAGAGATTTTGATACGGCCACCCATGCGGTTCAGGCGGCCCTGACCGGTCACCTGGTCTTTTCCACCCTGCATACCAATGATGCGGTCTCCACCATTGTCCGCTTGCAGGACCTCGGACTGGAGCCCTTTCTGATCGGCTCCACCATGCTCGGGGCCTTGGCCCAGCGCCTTGTTCGTAAGATTTGTCCCCACTGTATTGAGTCCTATCAGGTCGATATTGAGGAATTGCAGAAAATGGGTTTTCCGGTTTCCGGCCAGGGCCAGATAGAGCTGAAGCGGGGAAAAGGATGCAAGGAATGCCGCAAGACCGGCTATTCCGGCAGGATGGGCGTTTTTGAAGTTTTTCCTTTGTCGGATAAGATCAAAAAAATGGTGGCGGATAAAGCCACCGATGCCGAGCTGCGTCAGGTTGCTATTCGGGAGGGTATGACCACCCTGAACGAAGATGCTTGGCAGAAGGTGCGTACGGGACTGACCACTGTGGAGGAGGCGTTACGGATTAGTGGAGATATGTAA
- a CDS encoding outer membrane protein assembly factor BamD — translation MRVKQSVTVYSPCSLLRTTTYLLLIIACLSLTGCATTEGMFSSWSVFGSGEEKEEKFDSAEKLIMQGMEAYKIGRYNTAMKHFQEIKDRYPFSPEALLAELKLADCEYYNDNYEEAKELYKEFEERHPANEAIPYVMFQISMCDYSRTDRIDRDSTGAQDAIKSFSRLLRTYPDSPYTREAKARIRAAREFIVNHEYYVAVFYVRTKKYDQAKHRLKYILTMYPDASIIPKAKALQERLAAGDPPKWGLDKWLPKLTMPDWNLADIGIGTQDDEIENQIEQ, via the coding sequence ATGCGAGTTAAACAATCGGTTACTGTTTATTCCCCCTGCTCATTGCTACGAACCACCACCTATCTTCTCCTTATAATCGCCTGCCTCTCCTTAACCGGCTGTGCGACCACAGAAGGTATGTTCAGCTCCTGGTCTGTTTTCGGCTCAGGCGAAGAAAAGGAAGAGAAATTTGACTCCGCAGAAAAGCTGATTATGCAGGGTATGGAGGCCTACAAGATAGGCAGGTATAATACCGCGATGAAACATTTTCAGGAGATCAAGGATCGTTACCCCTTCAGTCCTGAAGCTCTGCTGGCTGAATTAAAACTGGCCGATTGCGAGTATTATAACGATAATTACGAAGAGGCCAAAGAGCTGTACAAAGAGTTTGAGGAACGACATCCCGCCAACGAGGCTATCCCCTATGTCATGTTCCAAATCAGCATGTGCGATTATTCCCGAACCGATCGCATTGATAGGGATTCGACAGGAGCTCAGGATGCTATCAAATCCTTTTCTCGTTTATTACGTACCTATCCGGACTCGCCCTATACCAGAGAGGCCAAGGCGAGAATTCGTGCGGCCCGAGAATTTATTGTCAATCATGAGTACTATGTTGCTGTCTTCTATGTCCGCACGAAAAAATATGATCAGGCCAAACATCGTCTGAAATATATTCTCACCATGTATCCTGACGCATCAATTATCCCAAAGGCAAAAGCCCTGCAGGAAAGGCTGGCAGCCGGGGATCCGCCCAAATGGGGACTAGACAAATGGCTCCCGAAATTAACCATGCCGGACTGGAACTTGGCTGATATCGGCATCGGAACTCAGGATGACGAAATAGAAAATCAGATCGAACAGTAA